From Pontibacillus halophilus JSM 076056 = DSM 19796:
GTGTATGACACGATCAACTAAAGCTGCTGTTAGCCTCGAGTCTACAAATATTCGATTCCACTGACTAAATTCCAAATTTGAAGTGATAATGATGCTCTTCTGCTCGTACCAATCGGTGATGAGTTGAAATAGAAGCTCGGCTCCTTCTTTACTGAATGGAATGTATCCCATCTCATCTAAAATAATTAGATCTACTTTTTTAAAACGGTTCCT
This genomic window contains:
- a CDS encoding ATP-binding protein, with the translated sequence RNRFKKVDLIILDEMGYIPFSKEGAELLFQLITDWYEQKSIIITSNLEFSQWNRIFVDSRLTAALVDRVIHHAHVLTFSGDSYRVSHALSRQNY